From a region of the Romeriopsis navalis LEGE 11480 genome:
- a CDS encoding heavy metal translocating P-type ATPase, translating into MAIATNAPYSSSVQPTDVNHDIITLDVMGMKCAGCVRAVETQLNQIPGIIQATVNLITEVATVEVNQAIDPQIIAQHLTDAGFPSQPRQAAGFQAQLKTGLDNLEILRFQQSQRQRRDLIIAIGLLIASSTGHLSQMLGWSIPALTNDWLHGALAAATLSIPGRAILVEGWQGLRRNAPNMNTLIGLGAVTAFVTSVVALLFPQLHWECFFSEPVMLIGFILLGRTLEGRARNRAASALQALAALQPKTASVVGKDKPQLNVNDINHDSAIKLPLDLVQVGDWVQVLPGEQVPVDGQILQGTSTINESMLTGESVPVTKQVGDDISGGTMNQSGAIIMRVSSVGQDTTLARIIKLVEDAQGRKAPIQQLADTIAGYFTYGVLTIASITFLFWFFIGSHLWPDVAIIAHPMAHHAMGGIHREAMPSITATPMLLSIKLTIAVLVVACPCALGLATPTALLVGSGIGAERGLLIRGGDVLEKAHKLTTLVFDKTGTLTKGEPEVTEILPQTAAINTDQLLQIAATIESGTQHPLASAIMAAAQARSLPLLPATDFQTIAGSGVSATVTWAAQNQLFQLGTLTWLESQSIAIAQSVEQQARELAGTGKTVVGISLAEQFVGLIAIHDRPRPEAATVIHQLQNQGIQVMMLTGDRLDTAHSIAQTLGIPPQQVLAEVKPAAKAQAIAQLQTTNSSSPTTVGMVGDGINDAPALAQADVGIALQAGTEVATETADILLMRNSLSDVAAVLQLSQSTFSKIRQNLFWAFVYNVIAVPAAAGVLLPAYHITLSPSNAGLLMALSSISVVTNSLLLRWKWR; encoded by the coding sequence ACAGCATCTCACCGATGCAGGATTCCCGAGCCAACCGCGCCAAGCCGCAGGCTTTCAAGCCCAACTAAAAACCGGCTTAGACAACCTCGAAATTCTGCGCTTTCAGCAAAGTCAACGTCAACGACGGGATTTAATCATCGCGATCGGGCTCCTGATTGCATCCAGCACCGGCCATCTATCCCAGATGCTCGGCTGGTCGATTCCGGCCCTCACCAACGATTGGCTGCACGGCGCTTTAGCCGCTGCCACCCTCAGTATTCCCGGCCGGGCCATCTTAGTCGAGGGGTGGCAGGGTCTCCGCCGCAATGCGCCCAATATGAACACCCTCATCGGGTTAGGGGCGGTAACGGCGTTCGTCACCAGTGTCGTTGCGCTCCTATTCCCCCAACTGCACTGGGAATGCTTCTTTTCGGAACCCGTGATGCTGATCGGCTTTATCTTACTGGGTCGCACCTTAGAAGGGCGGGCGCGCAATCGGGCCGCTTCCGCTTTACAAGCCCTCGCAGCGCTCCAGCCCAAAACCGCGAGTGTCGTCGGGAAAGACAAACCCCAGCTCAACGTCAACGATATCAACCATGACAGCGCGATTAAACTCCCCCTCGACTTAGTCCAAGTCGGCGATTGGGTACAAGTGCTACCGGGAGAGCAAGTTCCGGTTGACGGTCAAATTTTGCAGGGCACCAGCACGATCAATGAGTCCATGCTGACAGGGGAATCGGTTCCCGTGACCAAGCAAGTCGGCGATGACATTTCCGGCGGCACGATGAATCAGTCCGGGGCGATCATTATGCGTGTCAGTAGCGTTGGTCAAGATACGACCCTCGCACGGATTATCAAGTTAGTCGAAGATGCCCAGGGCCGAAAAGCCCCGATTCAACAACTCGCGGATACGATCGCCGGTTACTTCACCTACGGCGTCCTGACGATCGCCAGTATTACCTTCCTCTTCTGGTTCTTTATCGGCAGTCACCTCTGGCCCGATGTGGCGATCATTGCCCATCCGATGGCCCACCATGCAATGGGTGGAATTCATCGCGAAGCCATGCCCAGCATCACCGCCACGCCGATGCTGTTGAGTATTAAACTCACCATTGCAGTATTAGTGGTCGCTTGTCCCTGCGCTTTGGGCCTAGCAACGCCAACGGCCCTCTTAGTCGGCTCCGGCATCGGGGCTGAACGGGGTTTACTGATTCGGGGCGGTGACGTTCTGGAAAAAGCCCACAAACTCACCACCTTGGTCTTCGACAAAACCGGTACTTTAACCAAGGGTGAGCCAGAAGTAACGGAAATCTTGCCGCAAACAGCCGCAATCAATACCGATCAATTGCTCCAAATTGCGGCAACGATCGAAAGTGGCACCCAGCACCCCTTAGCCAGCGCAATCATGGCAGCCGCCCAAGCCCGATCGCTGCCCCTGCTGCCCGCCACTGACTTTCAAACAATTGCTGGATCCGGGGTGAGCGCAACCGTCACTTGGGCCGCTCAAAACCAGTTGTTTCAACTAGGCACGCTTACCTGGCTGGAATCGCAGTCAATCGCGATCGCCCAATCCGTTGAGCAACAGGCGCGGGAACTCGCAGGCACAGGCAAAACCGTAGTCGGAATTAGTTTGGCCGAGCAATTCGTTGGCCTGATCGCGATCCACGATCGCCCCCGTCCAGAAGCGGCCACCGTGATCCATCAATTGCAAAACCAAGGTATCCAGGTGATGATGCTGACGGGTGATCGCCTAGATACCGCCCATAGCATCGCCCAGACCCTCGGCATCCCCCCCCAGCAAGTCCTCGCTGAAGTCAAACCCGCGGCCAAAGCGCAGGCGATCGCTCAGCTGCAAACAACCAACAGCAGTAGTCCAACCACCGTTGGCATGGTCGGTGACGGGATCAACGATGCGCCCGCGCTGGCCCAAGCTGATGTGGGAATTGCCCTCCAGGCGGGGACTGAAGTCGCGACAGAAACGGCTGACATTCTTCTAATGCGAAATTCTCTGAGTGATGTTGCGGCAGTTTTGCAGCTCAGTCAATCAACATTCAGCAAAATCCGCCAAAATCTTTTCTGGGCTTTTGTCTACAATGTAATTGCAGTTCCTGCTGCTGCCGGTGTGCTCTTACCGGCATATCACATCACCCTTTCCCCGAGTAATGCCGGATTACTTATGGCACTGAGTTCAATTAGTGTCGTGACAAACTCCCTACTACTACGCTGGAAATGGCGGTGA
- a CDS encoding FHA domain-containing protein: protein MPQEPHQNHLFIIEDEKGRREYVLDAPVYSIGRDPKCDIRLVSQFVSRRHATLVQLPNEDGSYYYRIVDGNLKGKASANGLLINGRKFQNHDLKNADQIVFGPQVRAIYYLLRREAIQTVPPDEFDITLISPNMVGDPEDKSRIEDEDDGQTMKLA from the coding sequence ATGCCTCAAGAACCCCATCAAAATCATTTATTCATTATTGAAGATGAAAAGGGACGTCGGGAATACGTTCTGGATGCGCCGGTCTATTCGATCGGTCGGGATCCAAAGTGTGACATCCGACTAGTTTCGCAATTCGTCTCACGCCGTCACGCCACCTTAGTCCAGTTACCCAACGAAGATGGTAGCTACTACTACCGGATCGTTGACGGTAATCTCAAGGGTAAAGCTAGCGCCAATGGGTTACTGATTAACGGTCGCAAGTTTCAGAATCATGATTTGAAAAATGCCGACCAAATTGTCTTTGGACCACAGGTTCGGGCGATTTACTATCTCCTCCGCCGGGAAGCGATTCAAACCGTTCCACCCGATGAATTTGACATCACCTTGATTAGTCCCAACATGGTGGGCGACCCCGAAGATAAAAGCCGCATCGAGGACGAGGACGACGGCCAAACGATGAAACTCGCTTAA
- the tmk gene encoding dTMP kinase produces the protein MAMQYSSHSYPGKLIVFEGGEGCGKTTQLQLTQTWLRENDRLHQFHYDRLLVTREPGGTDLCGQIRQVLLENHDEPMDPRTELLLYAADRTQHVEQCLKPALQRGDLVLCDRYTDSTVAYQGYGRGLDHGLIDQLNQIATDGLQPDLTIWLDLDVEVGLARAQNRGKRDRIEQSDLAFHQAVRQGFQALAESAPERFQRIDASEAIATVQQQIQTAIVTTLNQWQTPA, from the coding sequence ATGGCCATGCAGTATTCCAGTCATTCATACCCCGGCAAACTAATCGTCTTTGAAGGCGGTGAGGGATGCGGCAAAACCACTCAGCTCCAATTAACACAGACATGGCTGAGGGAAAACGATCGACTGCACCAGTTTCACTACGATCGCTTACTCGTTACCCGAGAACCCGGGGGCACTGACCTCTGCGGCCAAATTCGACAAGTCCTCTTGGAAAACCATGATGAACCAATGGATCCACGAACTGAGCTTCTCCTCTATGCCGCCGATCGGACCCAGCATGTCGAGCAATGCCTCAAGCCCGCCTTACAACGGGGTGACTTAGTGCTATGCGATCGCTATACGGATTCCACCGTGGCCTATCAAGGTTATGGGCGCGGGCTTGATCACGGATTAATCGACCAACTCAATCAGATCGCCACCGATGGCCTCCAACCAGACCTCACCATCTGGCTCGATCTCGATGTCGAAGTGGGGTTAGCGCGGGCCCAAAACCGTGGCAAACGCGATCGGATTGAGCAATCGGATTTGGCCTTTCATCAAGCCGTCCGCCAAGGCTTTCAGGCCCTAGCGGAATCGGCACCAGAGCGATTTCAGCGAATTGACGCAAGTGAAGCCATTGCAACGGTCCAGCAACAGATTCAAACAGCGATCGTCACGACGTTAAATCAATGGCAAACGCCAGCGTAG
- a CDS encoding DUF3288 family protein has translation MAEPKPTTAMKDQQHPLWRKDRAVMDSILAGDPTDLNLAELARLKIRYQGFPGAWDIQKDLDKVLQRWQLTEESLFAKTRAIHHRGTPVYTVRGNKNEEDWS, from the coding sequence ATGGCTGAGCCCAAGCCAACGACGGCGATGAAAGATCAACAACATCCTTTGTGGCGCAAAGATCGAGCGGTGATGGATAGTATTCTGGCCGGTGATCCGACAGATCTAAATTTGGCAGAATTAGCCCGATTAAAAATTCGCTATCAAGGTTTTCCTGGTGCCTGGGATATCCAGAAGGATCTCGATAAAGTTTTGCAGCGCTGGCAGTTGACCGAGGAATCGCTATTTGCCAAGACGCGGGCGATTCATCATCGGGGTACGCCGGTTTACACCGTGCGGGGTAATAAAAATGAAGAGGACTGGAGCTAA
- a CDS encoding FTR1 family iron permease — translation MDLSAIIPTFLITLREGVEAALVVGIVLAYLKQAGQLSLQRWVYGGIAAGLLGSVLIGLCFTGALWWMGNSRPDTAAFKPLMEAGFAGIAIGLLSWMLIWMTQQAKLLKRSIEGEIERVITADDGAAWGIFGIIFLAVLREGFETVVFIAAQFQQGWLPPIGALLGLVGATLIGTLLFKWGVRINLQRFFQVMGVALLLIVGGLAVGMLAHLDQGIARLAEMDDRWQSLCFTTDAGSCLLGPLVWDLGAILPDRRFPGIILKTLLGYRDRLYGLELISYVGLLASVGWAYFSSLSVPSSRATPSMTPNNSVVPIGNKK, via the coding sequence ATGGACTTGAGTGCAATTATTCCAACGTTTTTGATCACATTACGTGAGGGCGTTGAAGCGGCATTGGTCGTGGGGATTGTGTTGGCTTATCTGAAGCAGGCCGGGCAGTTATCACTCCAGCGTTGGGTGTATGGCGGCATTGCGGCGGGGTTACTTGGCAGCGTATTAATTGGCTTATGTTTTACTGGCGCGTTGTGGTGGATGGGCAATTCACGTCCCGATACCGCTGCGTTTAAGCCGTTGATGGAAGCCGGCTTTGCGGGAATTGCGATCGGGTTACTCAGTTGGATGTTGATCTGGATGACGCAGCAAGCGAAGTTGCTGAAGCGGTCAATTGAGGGAGAAATCGAGCGTGTGATTACGGCGGATGATGGTGCCGCTTGGGGCATTTTTGGGATTATTTTTTTGGCCGTTCTGCGCGAAGGGTTTGAAACAGTCGTATTTATTGCGGCCCAGTTTCAGCAAGGTTGGTTGCCCCCGATCGGTGCGTTGCTGGGGTTAGTGGGCGCGACGTTGATTGGAACGTTGTTATTTAAATGGGGTGTGCGGATTAACCTACAGCGGTTTTTTCAGGTGATGGGTGTGGCCTTGCTGCTGATTGTAGGCGGGCTGGCCGTTGGTATGTTGGCCCATCTTGATCAAGGGATTGCCCGGTTGGCAGAGATGGACGATCGTTGGCAATCACTTTGCTTCACCACCGATGCTGGCAGTTGTTTATTGGGGCCATTGGTGTGGGATTTGGGTGCAATATTGCCTGATCGGCGATTCCCCGGCATTATTCTGAAAACCCTCTTGGGCTATCGCGATCGTTTGTATGGACTTGAATTAATTAGCTACGTAGGATTACTGGCTTCCGTTGGCTGGGCATACTTCTCTAGTCTGAGTGTGCCAAGTTCGCGGGCGACGCCATCTATGACGCCAAACAATTCGGTCGTGCCAATCGGAAACAAGAAATAG
- a CDS encoding ATP-dependent Clp protease proteolytic subunit, with protein MQAPYYGDVSYRTPPPDLPSLLLKERIIYLGLPLVSSDDYKRQLGVDVTRLIIEQLLYLEFEDPDKPIYFYINSTGTSWYTGDSIGFETEAFAICDTLKYIKPPVHTICIGQALGTAAMILGSGEKGFRASLPHATIVLNQPRSGAQGQASDIQIRAKEVVANKTAILNIFAESTGQTTEKLAKDMDRMFYLTPEEAKEYGLIDRVLESTKELPKQLPAMI; from the coding sequence GTGCAAGCTCCTTATTATGGCGATGTTTCTTATCGCACGCCTCCGCCCGATTTGCCTTCACTCTTGCTGAAAGAGCGAATCATTTATTTGGGCTTACCCCTCGTTTCATCGGATGACTACAAGCGTCAATTAGGGGTCGATGTTACACGCTTGATTATTGAGCAGTTGCTATATCTGGAGTTCGAAGATCCTGATAAGCCGATTTACTTCTATATCAACTCCACCGGGACATCGTGGTATACCGGCGATTCGATTGGGTTTGAGACTGAAGCCTTCGCTATTTGCGACACCCTGAAGTACATTAAGCCGCCCGTCCATACGATCTGTATCGGTCAGGCCTTAGGCACCGCTGCCATGATTTTAGGTTCCGGCGAGAAGGGCTTCCGCGCCAGTCTACCCCACGCAACCATCGTGCTGAACCAGCCGCGTAGTGGGGCTCAAGGCCAAGCTAGTGATATTCAGATTCGGGCGAAGGAAGTTGTCGCCAATAAGACAGCCATCCTGAATATTTTCGCTGAGAGCACCGGTCAAACCACCGAAAAGCTAGCGAAGGATATGGATCGCATGTTCTATCTCACCCCCGAAGAAGCCAAAGAATATGGCTTGATCGATCGCGTGTTGGAGAGCACCAAGGAATTACCCAAACAGCTCCCGGCGATGATCTAG
- a CDS encoding ATP-dependent Clp protease proteolytic subunit, with translation MAFGRPLRVPYNIPGSQNWQWVNIFTRLAQERIIFINQPLTMGLSNEVISYMLFLDSQDQKPIYVYINSIGDPIDAGMADITAGMMSVTAGLAIYDTMKNIKSEVLTIGMGQVVGMAALLLAAGTKGKRACLPHTSLVLTQPQMGAQGQATDIEVSSAQMKLKRQLVVDLFAEHTGQTAEKIFGDLDRTFYMGATDAQAYGLIDRVVQSMKDPAAPALAGSNL, from the coding sequence ATGGCCTTTGGTCGACCACTGCGCGTCCCCTACAATATTCCTGGCAGTCAGAACTGGCAGTGGGTGAATATTTTCACCCGCCTCGCGCAGGAACGGATTATTTTCATTAACCAGCCCCTGACCATGGGGCTGTCGAATGAAGTAATTTCCTACATGCTCTTCCTGGATTCCCAAGATCAAAAGCCGATCTACGTTTATATCAACTCGATCGGTGATCCGATCGATGCTGGGATGGCCGATATTACCGCCGGGATGATGTCCGTCACCGCTGGTCTGGCAATCTACGACACGATGAAAAATATCAAGTCGGAAGTTTTGACGATCGGAATGGGCCAAGTTGTGGGCATGGCGGCACTGCTGCTGGCCGCTGGGACCAAGGGTAAGCGGGCTTGCCTACCGCATACGTCCCTCGTCTTGACGCAACCGCAAATGGGGGCTCAAGGCCAGGCCACAGATATCGAAGTTAGCTCCGCCCAAATGAAACTCAAACGCCAATTGGTCGTTGATTTATTTGCGGAGCATACGGGTCAAACGGCAGAAAAGATCTTCGGGGATCTTGATCGGACATTCTATATGGGTGCCACCGATGCACAAGCCTACGGTCTGATCGATCGGGTCGTGCAATCCATGAAAGATCCGGCAGCGCCGGCCTTAGCTGGCAGTAACCTCTAA
- a CDS encoding ATP-dependent Clp protease proteolytic subunit has protein sequence MPIGVPKVPYRLPGSTFEQWIDIEDRMFRERIIFLTEEVDDGIANSLVAYMLYLDSEDNTKPIYLYINSPGGSVTAGMAIYDTMQYIKSEVVTICVGLAASMGAFLLAAGTKGKRVALPHARIMIHQPLGGTGRRQASDIEIEAKEIVRIKHLLNEIMADRSGQTIEKIEQDTDRDYFLSAAEAKEYGLIDRVIESHKSV, from the coding sequence ATGCCTATTGGAGTCCCCAAAGTCCCGTATCGTTTACCCGGTAGCACCTTCGAGCAGTGGATCGACATTGAAGATCGGATGTTTCGGGAACGGATTATTTTCTTGACGGAAGAAGTCGATGATGGCATTGCGAATTCCCTTGTCGCCTACATGCTGTACTTGGATTCCGAGGACAACACAAAACCGATCTATCTCTATATCAACTCCCCCGGTGGTTCGGTTACCGCCGGAATGGCGATCTACGACACGATGCAATACATCAAGTCAGAGGTCGTAACCATCTGCGTCGGTCTGGCCGCTTCGATGGGCGCATTTCTCCTTGCCGCCGGGACTAAAGGAAAGCGGGTCGCCCTGCCCCACGCCCGCATCATGATTCACCAACCCCTCGGTGGAACTGGGCGCCGTCAAGCTTCCGATATTGAGATTGAAGCGAAAGAAATTGTGCGGATTAAGCATTTGCTCAACGAAATCATGGCCGATCGCTCGGGTCAAACGATCGAAAAAATCGAACAGGATACCGATCGTGACTACTTCCTGTCAGCCGCTGAAGCCAAGGAATATGGGCTGATCGATCGAGTGATCGAAAGTCACAAGAGCGTCTAA
- a CDS encoding J domain-containing protein, translating into MKPPECYRLLGLPDGASYAAVKLAYRRRARLLHPDVNGQDQAAHEKFIQLTTAYKLLLKVAPPAPPPAPKLTAEQQLKQTVYAQLQNLLKKQRLPRSIALIEALAQRLPHDVEIKQWQGIVYHLWGRKLMQSGSFEKAQAYLFKAKRIDPKNQSLLADIERDLRQMRRLQRQSIKI; encoded by the coding sequence ATGAAGCCACCTGAATGCTATCGGTTACTCGGCCTTCCAGACGGCGCGTCCTATGCGGCCGTCAAATTGGCCTATCGGCGACGCGCCCGCCTACTGCATCCGGATGTCAACGGCCAGGATCAAGCCGCTCATGAAAAATTCATTCAGCTCACGACAGCCTATAAACTGCTGCTGAAAGTCGCTCCACCGGCCCCGCCACCCGCGCCCAAGCTCACAGCAGAACAGCAGCTGAAACAAACCGTCTACGCGCAACTCCAAAATTTACTCAAAAAACAGCGCCTGCCCCGCTCAATTGCCCTGATCGAAGCCCTAGCGCAACGCCTGCCCCACGATGTCGAGATCAAGCAGTGGCAAGGCATCGTCTATCATCTCTGGGGCCGGAAGCTGATGCAGTCCGGCAGCTTCGAAAAAGCCCAGGCCTACCTGTTCAAAGCCAAGCGGATTGATCCGAAAAATCAATCTCTGCTGGCTGATATCGAACGCGATCTACGACAGATGCGACGGCTACAACGCCAAAGTATCAAGATTTAG
- a CDS encoding ATP-binding protein, which yields MSFASTLYLSPILELLLEAVPQEWHMEVRLGLQEALVNAAKHGNALDPGKQVEVRYQINNGECTWIIVDQGCGFEPPEVCHACEAEDWIGDEQECGRGLFILHQIFDQVAWSPCGTELHLRKQMRHIARSPYLI from the coding sequence ATGAGTTTTGCCTCGACACTCTATCTCAGCCCGATCCTTGAATTATTGCTCGAAGCCGTCCCCCAAGAGTGGCATATGGAAGTGCGCCTGGGGTTGCAAGAAGCGTTAGTTAACGCCGCAAAACACGGCAATGCTCTTGATCCCGGCAAGCAGGTTGAAGTGCGCTATCAGATCAACAATGGTGAATGCACCTGGATCATCGTTGACCAGGGTTGCGGGTTTGAGCCGCCCGAGGTTTGTCATGCCTGCGAGGCTGAGGATTGGATTGGTGATGAGCAGGAATGTGGACGGGGATTGTTTATCCTGCACCAAATTTTCGATCAGGTTGCTTGGAGTCCTTGTGGCACTGAACTGCACCTCCGCAAGCAAATGCGTCATATTGCCCGATCGCCCTATTTGATTTAG
- the lpxD gene encoding UDP-3-O-(3-hydroxymyristoyl)glucosamine N-acyltransferase, whose translation MRFAALVEQLQASQSWGDGDLEIQGIAAIDSASPGTLSYADSDRFSAQIQATQASALILPKNAALQQLATAQGIAWIESAYPRLTFAQALDVFYQPHQPAAQIHPTAVIDPTAKLGANVAVGAHTVIAANVVIGDGVAIWPNVVIYPEAQIGDRTLLHANCVIQERSQIGTDCVINSGSIVGGEGFGYVPTEQGWYKMQQSGYVVLEDRVEIGCNCTIDRPAVGETRLGHDTILDNMVHIGHGCTIGFGCAMASQAALAGGVVVGNRVIIAGQVGVANNVKLRDGSTVSSRSGVHHDTKPGQTVSGYPAVDHSIYLKSSAIYKRLPEMYQTLRRIKRHLGLD comes from the coding sequence ATGCGATTTGCAGCACTTGTGGAGCAGCTCCAAGCAAGTCAAAGTTGGGGCGATGGGGATTTAGAGATTCAGGGGATAGCGGCGATCGACAGTGCCAGTCCCGGCACGCTGAGTTATGCCGATAGCGATCGGTTCAGCGCCCAAATTCAAGCTACACAAGCCAGCGCGTTGATTCTACCGAAGAATGCGGCGTTGCAGCAGTTGGCCACAGCGCAGGGAATTGCCTGGATTGAATCGGCTTATCCGCGTCTGACATTTGCCCAAGCGCTTGATGTGTTTTATCAGCCGCACCAGCCAGCCGCCCAGATTCATCCGACCGCCGTGATTGATCCGACGGCCAAACTTGGCGCGAACGTCGCGGTGGGAGCCCATACTGTAATTGCGGCGAATGTCGTGATTGGCGATGGCGTAGCGATTTGGCCGAATGTGGTGATCTATCCCGAGGCGCAGATTGGCGATCGCACCTTATTACATGCCAACTGTGTGATTCAAGAGCGCAGTCAAATCGGCACAGACTGTGTGATTAACAGTGGCTCGATCGTCGGTGGCGAAGGATTTGGCTATGTCCCGACCGAACAAGGTTGGTACAAGATGCAGCAGTCGGGTTATGTGGTGTTAGAAGATCGCGTTGAAATTGGCTGTAACTGTACGATCGATCGTCCTGCCGTGGGTGAGACCCGTCTGGGACACGATACGATTCTGGATAATATGGTGCATATTGGCCACGGATGCACGATCGGATTTGGCTGCGCAATGGCTTCCCAAGCGGCGTTAGCTGGCGGGGTCGTCGTTGGTAATCGGGTGATTATTGCCGGGCAAGTGGGCGTGGCCAATAACGTCAAGCTGCGAGACGGTTCGACGGTTTCCTCGCGCTCCGGGGTGCATCACGATACCAAACCGGGTCAGACCGTTTCTGGTTATCCTGCGGTCGATCACAGTATTTATCTAAAGTCCTCCGCGATTTATAAGCGGTTGCCAGAAATGTACCAAACCCTCCGACGCATTAAGCGGCATTTGGGCCTCGACTAG
- the rlmD gene encoding 23S rRNA (uracil(1939)-C(5))-methyltransferase RlmD translates to MVTTPSTPSSSWQQGEAIELTIHDLSDRGDGVGRFEGRAVFVPDTVTGDRVAVRLVRVKPKYGYGKLLGIIEPSPHRISPSCIVADKCGGCQWQHVSDDYQREAKHNLVVQAMARIGGFSDLQVEPVLIPDNALHYRNKSTYPVALAENQGQRRSKQALVHGRVVAGYYQKGSHHIVNLNQCPIQDQRLDSILAAVKQDIQAAKWPIYDEQTHKGSVRHISLRVGRRTGEILLTIVVKDPEIKDLWQVANAWSERFGLVGVCLNINPDKTNAIFGEATECIVGREYLTETFAGLTFQVRPETFFQVYTEQAEAIALLIRDELQLTGDEIILDAYCGIGTLTLPLAQQSMRVIGIEVQGSAIAQARINAKLNEIENVEFHVGTVEALLGGFEQLPDMVVLDPPRKGCDPQVIGSLLAMNPQKIAYMSCNPATLARDLKQLCADGRYRLEKVQPVDFFPQTSHIEAVAFLRRVLQSETA, encoded by the coding sequence ATGGTGACTACTCCTTCAACCCCTTCCAGCAGTTGGCAGCAGGGCGAAGCGATCGAACTCACAATTCATGACTTGAGCGATCGGGGGGATGGTGTTGGCCGCTTTGAAGGACGGGCGGTATTTGTGCCGGATACCGTGACCGGCGATCGTGTGGCGGTGCGTTTAGTCCGTGTCAAGCCCAAATATGGCTACGGCAAGCTCCTCGGGATTATTGAACCCTCGCCTCACCGCATTTCACCCAGTTGCATCGTGGCCGATAAATGCGGTGGCTGTCAGTGGCAGCATGTCAGCGACGATTACCAACGGGAAGCCAAGCATAATCTCGTGGTGCAGGCGATGGCCCGCATCGGTGGGTTTAGTGACCTCCAAGTCGAACCCGTACTGATCCCAGATAACGCCCTCCACTATCGCAATAAATCAACCTATCCGGTTGCCCTGGCTGAAAACCAAGGCCAACGGCGCAGCAAGCAGGCTTTGGTTCATGGCCGTGTTGTTGCAGGCTATTACCAGAAAGGCAGTCACCACATTGTCAATCTGAATCAATGTCCGATCCAAGATCAACGGCTCGATTCGATCCTGGCCGCCGTCAAGCAAGATATTCAGGCCGCCAAATGGCCAATTTACGACGAGCAAACCCACAAAGGCAGTGTCCGTCATATTTCTCTTCGGGTAGGCCGCCGTACCGGGGAAATCTTGCTGACGATCGTCGTCAAAGACCCAGAAATTAAAGACCTCTGGCAGGTCGCCAATGCTTGGAGCGAACGCTTTGGTTTAGTTGGCGTCTGTTTGAACATCAACCCAGATAAGACCAATGCGATTTTTGGCGAAGCAACGGAATGTATTGTTGGTCGCGAATATTTGACCGAAACCTTTGCGGGTTTAACCTTTCAGGTGCGGCCCGAAACCTTTTTCCAGGTCTATACCGAGCAAGCGGAAGCGATCGCCCTGTTAATTCGCGACGAATTGCAATTAACCGGCGATGAAATTATCCTTGATGCCTACTGTGGGATCGGCACCCTCACCTTGCCCCTTGCGCAACAATCCATGCGGGTCATTGGGATCGAAGTCCAAGGCAGCGCGATCGCCCAGGCCCGTATCAACGCCAAGCTGAACGAAATTGAGAACGTTGAATTCCATGTCGGTACAGTTGAGGCTTTGCTCGGTGGATTTGAGCAGTTGCCGGATATGGTGGTGCTCGATCCCCCACGCAAGGGTTGTGATCCCCAAGTGATTGGCTCACTGCTGGCAATGAATCCCCAAAAGATTGCCTATATGAGTTGTAATCCGGCCACCTTAGCCCGTGATCTAAAGCAGCTCTGTGCCGATGGTCGTTATCGGTTAGAGAAAGTTCAACCCGTTGACTTCTTCCCTCAGACTTCCCATATCGAAGCCGTCGCCTTTTTACGTCGCGTGTTGCAAAGTGAAACTGCGTAA